One Roseburia rectibacter DNA window includes the following coding sequences:
- a CDS encoding sugar kinase, producing MDRKYDVITLGEILLRLSTPINGRLAQGDTLMKHLGGAELNIASEIGQLGLKTAMISKIPNNLLAAFIKNQMNASRVSENYLISDTADDSRIGVYYYEYGSYPRKPRVVYDRKHSSINNIDIKDVPETMFYNTRLFHTSGITLGLGGKAQKFAIECIRKFKEQGTLISFDVNYRANLWTGEEARACIEQILPFVDIFFCSEDTARLTFGKTGSIEEIQKSFCEQYPISVVASTERTVITPKKHNFTSIIYSAKDDAYYREEPYNNIDVVDRIGSGDAYVSGALYGYLKHKDCRKALEYGNAMAAIKHSVIGDMITTDLEEIDSIIAEHKNTGYHSEMNR from the coding sequence ATGGACCGTAAATATGATGTCATCACATTAGGAGAGATTCTGCTTCGTCTTTCCACTCCGATCAACGGACGTCTCGCACAGGGCGATACTTTAATGAAGCATTTAGGAGGTGCCGAGTTAAATATTGCCTCCGAGATCGGACAGCTTGGCTTAAAGACGGCAATGATCTCTAAGATTCCAAATAACCTGCTCGCCGCATTCATCAAAAACCAGATGAACGCATCCCGTGTCAGTGAAAATTATCTGATCTCCGATACAGCAGACGACAGCCGTATCGGTGTCTATTATTACGAATATGGTTCCTATCCACGTAAACCGCGTGTTGTCTATGACAGAAAACATTCTTCCATCAACAACATCGATATTAAAGATGTACCGGAAACCATGTTTTATAACACACGCCTGTTCCACACCAGCGGTATCACTTTAGGTCTTGGCGGCAAAGCACAGAAGTTTGCCATCGAGTGTATCCGCAAATTCAAAGAGCAGGGCACTTTGATCTCTTTTGATGTCAACTACCGTGCCAATCTCTGGACTGGTGAGGAGGCAAGAGCCTGCATCGAACAGATTCTTCCCTTTGTAGATATCTTTTTCTGTTCTGAAGATACCGCCCGCCTGACCTTTGGCAAAACAGGCTCGATCGAAGAAATCCAGAAGTCTTTCTGCGAGCAGTACCCGATCTCCGTGGTTGCATCCACAGAGCGCACCGTCATCACGCCAAAGAAGCATAACTTTACTTCCATTATTTATTCTGCGAAAGATGATGCCTACTACCGCGAGGAACCCTACAACAATATCGACGTAGTCGACCGTATCGGAAGCGGTGATGCCTATGTTTCCGGTGCCCTCTATGGCTACTTAAAACATAAGGACTGCCGTAAAGCCTTAGAATACGGCAATGCCATGGCAGCCATCAAGCACAGTGTCATCGGTGATATGATAACGACCGACCTTGAAGAGATCGACAGCATTATCGCAGAACACAAAAATACAGGTTATCATTCTGAGATGAACCGGTAA
- a CDS encoding sugar kinase: MAKKVVTFGEIMLRLAPEGYYRFVQATSYGATYGGGEANVAVSLANYGLDASFVTKLPTHEIGQAGVNALRQYGVDTSDIVRGGDRVGIYFLEKGASQRPSKVVYDRAGSSIATATTADFDWDKIFDGADWFHFTGITPALGDNVAAICLEACKAAKAKGITVSCDLNYRNKLWSKEKAGQVMGELCKYVDVCISNEEDANDVFGIKSEGTEVTAGELNKEGYKEVAQKLTDRFGFKKVAITLRTSISANDNRWAAMLYEDGQSYFSKEYLMHIVDRVGGGDSFGGGLIYACLNDYDPQATIEFAVAASCLKHSVEGDFNMVSVDEVKKLAGGDASGRVQR; encoded by the coding sequence ATGGCAAAGAAAGTCGTTACATTTGGTGAGATCATGCTTCGTCTGGCACCAGAAGGATATTATCGTTTCGTACAGGCTACATCCTACGGCGCAACATACGGCGGTGGAGAGGCTAACGTTGCAGTTTCTTTAGCAAACTACGGTTTGGATGCAAGCTTTGTTACAAAGCTCCCGACACATGAGATCGGACAGGCTGGTGTGAATGCATTAAGACAGTATGGTGTTGATACATCTGATATCGTTCGTGGTGGTGACCGTGTTGGTATCTACTTCTTAGAGAAAGGCGCAAGCCAGAGACCATCTAAAGTTGTTTATGACCGTGCAGGTTCTTCCATTGCAACAGCTACAACAGCTGATTTTGACTGGGATAAGATTTTTGACGGTGCAGACTGGTTCCACTTTACAGGAATCACACCGGCACTTGGCGATAATGTTGCAGCAATCTGTTTAGAGGCATGTAAAGCTGCAAAAGCAAAAGGAATCACTGTAAGCTGTGATTTAAATTACCGTAATAAATTATGGTCCAAAGAAAAAGCAGGCCAGGTTATGGGCGAGCTTTGCAAATATGTAGATGTATGTATCTCCAATGAGGAAGATGCAAACGACGTATTCGGTATCAAGTCTGAGGGTACAGAGGTAACTGCAGGCGAGTTAAATAAAGAAGGATACAAAGAGGTTGCACAGAAATTAACAGACCGTTTCGGTTTCAAGAAAGTTGCGATCACATTAAGAACATCTATCTCTGCAAACGACAACCGCTGGGCAGCAATGCTCTATGAGGATGGACAGAGCTACTTCTCCAAAGAGTACTTAATGCACATCGTTGACCGTGTTGGTGGAGGAGATTCCTTCGGTGGCGGATTAATTTACGCTTGTTTAAATGATTATGATCCACAGGCTACCATTGAGTTCGCAGTAGCAGCAAGCTGTCTGAAACATTCTGTAGAAGGTGACTTCAACATGGTAAGCGTTGATGAAGTTAAGAAATTAGCTGGCGGAGATGCTTCCGGACGTGTTCAGAGATAA
- a CDS encoding site-specific integrase, with the protein MKRSEMYEEYLKQSELSEHTRQVYLREAEKFIRYLNGKEVTKERTLLYKQKLQDENLAPATINLYVIAVNRYLRYLECEQASIKTLKVQKKNSVENVINRKEYQELLDYAKSSGRKNITISKTGGIKFCAARFM; encoded by the coding sequence ATGAAACGATCAGAAATGTATGAGGAATATTTAAAACAAAGTGAGCTGTCAGAACATACCAGACAGGTATATCTGAGGGAGGCAGAAAAATTTATCCGGTACTTAAATGGAAAGGAAGTTACAAAAGAAAGGACACTGCTATATAAACAGAAATTGCAGGATGAGAATCTGGCACCTGCAACGATAAATCTTTACGTGATTGCGGTAAACAGGTATTTAAGATATTTAGAGTGTGAACAGGCATCCATAAAGACATTGAAAGTGCAAAAAAAGAACAGCGTGGAAAATGTCATTAACCGGAAAGAATATCAGGAATTGTTAGATTATGCCAAAAGCAGTGGCAGAAAAAATATTACTATATCAAAAACGGGCGGCATAAAATTTTGTGCCGCCCGTTTTATGTAA
- a CDS encoding CarD family transcriptional regulator translates to MFEIGEYVVCGAKGVCQIKDITHIDISGADQERLYYVLAPVGDSNGTVYVPTDSEKIVMRRTISKEEAEKLIEEMPRIELLWVPDDKQREAKYKEALRTCDYHAWVSIVKTLYKRKKERIAQGKKVTAVDERYMKVAENELYGELSLTLGVPREKMEDYIKERLS, encoded by the coding sequence ATGTTTGAAATCGGAGAATATGTTGTGTGTGGCGCAAAAGGTGTCTGTCAGATCAAAGATATTACCCATATCGATATTTCGGGAGCGGACCAGGAACGTTTGTATTATGTTTTAGCACCGGTCGGGGATTCGAATGGGACTGTCTATGTACCTACGGACAGCGAGAAAATTGTAATGCGTAGGACGATTTCAAAGGAAGAGGCAGAAAAGCTGATTGAGGAAATGCCCCGGATAGAACTTTTGTGGGTGCCTGATGATAAACAACGCGAGGCAAAATATAAAGAAGCACTCCGGACATGTGATTATCATGCATGGGTCAGCATTGTAAAGACATTGTATAAGCGTAAAAAAGAGCGGATCGCGCAGGGCAAAAAAGTGACTGCGGTAGATGAACGTTATATGAAAGTGGCAGAGAATGAACTGTATGGAGAGCTTTCTCTGACGCTCGGTGTACCGCGGGAGAAAATGGAAGATTATATTAAAGAACGGCTTTCATGA
- a CDS encoding DUF4317 domain-containing protein — protein MNKKDILELKRRFKKDACTFTRLCGCYVDADHNKVTSFGETFLNLEDEEFYKYLEIAKKVMSGTIGNNLLELEFPTAEEAAGGRQQFLMGLRESALKNDDLMDAFYDLVIDSYDYVGNYLILVFHDAYDVMTKTSDNNKLDESEEVYEYLLCAICPVNLTKPGLGYREDENRIGPRIRDWVVGAPDTGFVFPAFTDRSTDIHSVMFYTRDTKTPHSEFMESGLGCGSKFTATEQKLTFQSIVKEVIGEDDDESDAIFMDIQDNLNDLIPVALEDEPEPEPVPVTKSTISSVLAESGVTEEQAAVIEQTYENVFGEEVPVAEHLVDPKLVEANAKRKEKLELVQQVENLKQQLEETRALPVGESDEDDVPAVKTYDVILRVKPEKVDQIHSQVIDGQKCLVIPMDEDEHAAVNGVNTTI, from the coding sequence ATGAACAAAAAAGATATTTTAGAATTAAAACGGCGTTTTAAGAAAGATGCCTGCACTTTTACAAGACTGTGCGGCTGCTATGTGGATGCCGACCACAATAAGGTAACTTCTTTCGGGGAGACATTTTTAAATCTGGAAGATGAGGAATTTTACAAATACTTAGAGATTGCCAAAAAAGTAATGTCCGGCACGATCGGGAATAACCTTTTAGAGCTGGAATTTCCAACCGCGGAGGAAGCTGCCGGCGGCAGACAGCAGTTTTTAATGGGACTTCGTGAGAGTGCCTTAAAAAATGATGATCTGATGGATGCATTTTATGATCTCGTCATCGACAGTTACGACTACGTGGGAAATTATCTGATCCTTGTATTCCATGATGCCTATGACGTCATGACAAAAACATCAGACAATAATAAATTAGACGAATCGGAGGAAGTTTACGAATACCTGCTCTGCGCGATCTGTCCGGTCAACCTGACAAAACCGGGTCTTGGCTACCGTGAGGATGAAAACCGTATCGGTCCGCGTATCCGTGACTGGGTTGTAGGCGCACCGGACACCGGGTTTGTATTTCCTGCATTTACTGACCGAAGTACTGATATCCACTCTGTCATGTTTTACACCAGAGATACCAAGACACCTCACTCTGAATTTATGGAATCCGGTCTCGGCTGCGGTTCTAAATTTACTGCTACCGAGCAGAAACTTACTTTCCAGAGCATTGTAAAAGAAGTTATCGGGGAAGATGATGATGAAAGTGATGCTATCTTCATGGATATTCAGGATAATTTAAATGACCTGATCCCTGTCGCTTTAGAAGATGAACCAGAACCGGAACCGGTTCCTGTCACAAAGAGCACAATCTCTTCCGTACTCGCAGAGAGCGGTGTGACCGAAGAACAGGCAGCTGTGATCGAACAGACCTATGAAAATGTATTTGGAGAAGAAGTCCCGGTCGCAGAACATTTAGTAGATCCGAAACTGGTAGAAGCAAATGCAAAACGTAAAGAAAAATTAGAACTGGTACAACAGGTTGAAAATCTGAAACAACAGTTAGAAGAAACACGTGCCCTTCCAGTCGGAGAATCTGATGAGGACGATGTCCCGGCAGTCAAAACCTATGATGTCATTCTGCGCGTCAAACCGGAAAAAGTCGATCAGATCCACTCTCAGGTTATCGACGGTCAGAAATGCCTTGTTATTCCAATGGATGAGGACGAGCATGCTGCCGTTAATGGTGTGAATACAACGATCTGA
- a CDS encoding GDSL-type esterase/lipase family protein, producing MRKKISAILFYFFFLISCLLIPLIYLYVTLNINAAKNTSLSVSSVSAAQKQDTTTPSDTSGTPSDNTDRQDIPDTEVPMTEMTTVDADYFDDALMIGDSRTVGLKEYGTLGNATFYCDSGLSIYDLENKKIMVDGIGKVSISDLLASHTYHKIYLMLGINELGYDVTQTFEKYASFVNFLQTMQPDAIIYVEANLHVTAQRSDSDKTFNNANINAFNQKISTLADQRTIYYLDINELFDDANGNLGTQYSNDNAHPLGKYYAVWCDWLMEHAVVCDGKS from the coding sequence ATGCGAAAAAAAATATCTGCCATATTGTTTTATTTTTTCTTTTTGATAAGCTGCCTTCTGATTCCACTCATTTACTTATATGTAACGTTAAACATAAATGCAGCCAAAAATACTTCCTTGTCCGTGTCTTCTGTCTCCGCCGCACAAAAACAGGACACCACGACACCATCGGACACTTCCGGTACGCCATCTGACAATACAGACCGGCAGGATATCCCGGACACAGAAGTTCCGATGACAGAAATGACCACTGTTGATGCAGATTATTTCGATGACGCTTTAATGATCGGTGATTCCCGCACCGTCGGATTAAAAGAATATGGTACGTTGGGCAATGCCACCTTTTATTGTGATTCGGGTCTCAGTATCTATGATCTGGAAAACAAAAAAATTATGGTGGACGGTATCGGAAAGGTCAGTATCTCTGATCTTTTAGCCAGCCATACCTATCATAAAATATATCTGATGCTCGGCATTAATGAACTTGGCTACGATGTCACACAGACATTTGAAAAATATGCGTCGTTTGTAAATTTTCTGCAAACCATGCAGCCGGATGCGATCATTTATGTGGAAGCAAATCTTCATGTGACTGCACAGCGCTCAGACTCGGATAAGACATTCAATAATGCCAATATCAACGCCTTTAATCAAAAAATTTCGACATTAGCCGATCAACGGACCATTTATTATCTGGACATCAATGAACTTTTTGACGATGCAAACGGCAATCTCGGCACACAGTACAGCAATGATAATGCGCATCCCCTCGGAAAATACTACGCAGTATGGTGTGACTGGTTAATGGAGCACGCCGTTGTCTGTGACGGGAAATCATAA
- a CDS encoding MBOAT family O-acyltransferase, which translates to MVFSSLNFIFIFLPLFLFAYYVTPAAFRNNTLFAGSVLFYAIGVIKQPYALFLLMVLTYLNYVFGICLYQIHNSRKKKLFLTKVIFFDFLWLFLFKYSRHLSLPLGISFYTFQLTAYLFDIYYGRILPERDFVTFGTYISMFPKLISGPITPYEMLRRQLHSARRFLPENLAEGMKLFIRGLGLKAILANQFGSLWANVGTIGYESISTPLAWLGIYAYSFQIYFDFYGYSLMAAGLGRMLGFKLPINFMHPYLSTSMTEFWRRWHITLGQWFQTYIYIPLGGNRTGTCKWIRNLLVVWILTGIWHGTEFHFILWGFSLFVIVLTEKLLLKKLTDRYALAGHLYMAVLIPLSWMLFGISDPGSIEVYTRKLFPFFSADDAIIYVNDFWKNLNDFRFIIPAGFLFSTRLPVRFLKKIRGSVPEIFVYLAIFWSSVYCIYVGSNDPFLYFRF; encoded by the coding sequence ATGGTATTCAGCAGTCTCAACTTTATTTTTATTTTTTTGCCATTATTTCTGTTTGCCTATTATGTCACACCTGCTGCTTTCAGAAACAATACGCTCTTTGCAGGGAGCGTATTGTTTTATGCAATCGGGGTGATCAAACAGCCATATGCACTGTTTCTATTAATGGTTCTGACCTATCTCAATTATGTGTTTGGAATCTGCCTTTATCAGATACACAATTCAAGAAAAAAGAAACTCTTTTTGACAAAAGTTATTTTTTTCGATTTTTTATGGTTGTTTTTGTTTAAATATTCCAGACATTTATCTCTGCCGCTCGGAATCAGTTTTTATACGTTCCAGCTGACTGCATATCTTTTTGATATCTATTACGGACGTATTTTACCGGAACGGGATTTTGTGACATTCGGTACTTACATCAGCATGTTCCCAAAATTAATTTCCGGACCAATTACCCCGTATGAGATGCTGCGCAGGCAGCTTCACAGCGCAAGACGCTTTCTGCCCGAAAATCTGGCGGAGGGTATGAAACTTTTTATCCGGGGACTTGGCTTAAAAGCGATTCTGGCGAATCAGTTTGGCAGTCTGTGGGCAAATGTTGGCACGATCGGATATGAAAGTATCTCCACACCGCTTGCATGGCTTGGAATCTATGCATATTCTTTCCAGATTTACTTTGATTTTTATGGTTATTCCCTGATGGCAGCAGGTCTGGGCAGAATGCTTGGTTTTAAGCTTCCCATAAACTTTATGCACCCCTATCTCTCCACAAGCATGACAGAATTCTGGCGGCGCTGGCATATTACACTTGGACAATGGTTTCAGACCTACATCTATATTCCACTTGGCGGCAACCGCACAGGTACCTGCAAATGGATCCGCAACCTGCTTGTCGTGTGGATACTTACCGGAATCTGGCATGGCACAGAATTTCATTTTATTCTGTGGGGATTTTCCCTGTTCGTCATTGTATTGACAGAAAAACTGCTGTTAAAAAAATTGACGGACCGATACGCGCTGGCCGGACATCTTTATATGGCAGTTCTGATCCCATTGTCGTGGATGCTTTTTGGAATCAGTGATCCCGGCAGTATCGAAGTCTACACCCGGAAATTATTTCCATTTTTTTCCGCCGATGATGCCATTATTTATGTGAATGATTTCTGGAAAAATTTAAATGATTTCCGCTTTATCATCCCTGCCGGCTTCCTTTTTTCTACAAGGCTTCCGGTCCGCTTTTTAAAAAAAATCAGGGGTTCTGTGCCAGAAATTTTTGTCTATCTGGCAATTTTCTGGTCTTCTGTTTACTGTATTTACGTTGGCTCTAATGACCCATTTTTATATTTCAGATTTTAA
- a CDS encoding RsiV family protein, with translation MNTNDFYELKKSYDTLQMPEKEIIKMKEKMNQAKAEKKNKHNKTIITRIWVGAAAAIAAFVILPNTSPRVAYAMEQIPLLGNLIEVVTFRDYQYSSDKNNADVNVPKLVPETVASTENTTEDPVGENLKKSTDEINAEIEKISDSLIAEFKQNMNNEGYQDVMIKHEVINTTDDYFTLKLMCYQAAGSGYEMDYYYTIDLKTGERLALKDLFKEGSDYITPISENIKSQMREQMDADENVSYWLDDTEVPEWNFTSINDDTSFYVNADGNLVISFNEGDVGPMSMGVVEFTIPHDAIADILK, from the coding sequence ATGAACACAAATGATTTTTATGAATTAAAAAAATCCTATGACACCTTGCAAATGCCCGAAAAGGAGATCATAAAAATGAAAGAAAAAATGAATCAGGCGAAAGCCGAGAAGAAGAACAAACACAATAAAACCATTATCACAAGAATCTGGGTTGGCGCTGCCGCAGCGATCGCAGCGTTTGTCATCCTGCCAAATACTTCACCGCGTGTCGCCTATGCGATGGAACAGATCCCGCTGCTTGGAAATCTGATCGAGGTTGTCACATTCCGCGATTACCAGTACAGCAGTGACAAAAACAACGCCGATGTCAATGTTCCAAAACTGGTACCGGAAACTGTCGCTTCCACTGAAAATACAACGGAAGACCCGGTTGGGGAAAATTTAAAGAAATCAACCGATGAGATCAATGCAGAGATTGAAAAGATCAGTGACAGCCTGATCGCAGAGTTCAAACAGAATATGAACAACGAAGGTTATCAGGATGTCATGATCAAACATGAGGTCATCAACACAACTGACGACTATTTTACCTTAAAACTGATGTGTTATCAGGCTGCCGGCAGCGGTTATGAGATGGATTATTATTACACGATTGATTTAAAGACCGGGGAACGCCTTGCGTTAAAAGATCTTTTTAAAGAGGGATCTGACTATATCACCCCGATCAGCGAAAACATCAAATCACAGATGAGGGAGCAGATGGATGCCGACGAAAATGTCTCCTACTGGCTGGATGATACAGAAGTTCCTGAATGGAACTTTACCTCCATTAACGATGATACTTCCTTCTATGTTAATGCTGACGGAAATCTCGTCATCAGCTTCAACGAGGGCGATGTCGGTCCAATGTCTATGGGTGTTGTAGAATTTACGATCCCACACGATGCGATCGCCGATATTTTAAAATAA
- a CDS encoding RNA polymerase sigma factor codes for MKFFSGKEKKLTAESNDELIERLLLENYNRYYHLAYSYVHNPDDASDIVQNGAYLAIKNSASLRQPEYAATWIYRIMLNEIFHHLKRPDTISYEDSLIAEGKPDQYQDLDLRTALDSLSPEDKAIVELRYFEDLKIEDIARVLNENVNTIKSRLYRSMQKLKLKMEVTE; via the coding sequence TTGAAATTCTTTTCCGGAAAAGAAAAAAAACTTACTGCAGAATCCAATGACGAACTCATTGAACGATTACTGCTTGAAAATTACAACCGCTACTATCATCTTGCATACAGCTATGTACATAATCCAGACGATGCAAGTGACATCGTACAAAACGGCGCTTATCTGGCGATCAAAAACAGTGCTTCCCTAAGGCAGCCGGAATATGCGGCGACCTGGATTTACCGCATCATGTTAAATGAGATTTTTCATCATTTAAAGCGGCCGGATACCATTTCTTACGAGGATTCACTGATCGCAGAGGGAAAACCGGACCAGTATCAGGACTTAGATCTTAGAACTGCGCTTGATTCTTTGTCCCCGGAGGATAAGGCGATCGTGGAACTTCGGTATTTCGAGGACTTAAAAATCGAAGATATCGCCCGCGTCTTAAATGAAAATGTCAATACCATAAAAAGCCGTCTGTACCGCAGTATGCAGAAGTTAAAACTGAAAATGGAGGTAACCGAATGA
- a CDS encoding GNAT family N-acetyltransferase, translating to MDIRLATINDIDAITEMERQCFPPEEAAEKDSFEKRLIVFPNHFWLLEDSGKIVSMINGMTTNIPILRDEMFEDATMHMEDGQWQMIFGVATLPAYQKMGCASKLMEHVVEDVKAQGRKGIVLTCKESLIPFYEKFGYINEGKSMSKHGGAVWYDMRLVFEEL from the coding sequence ATGGACATAAGATTAGCAACAATAAATGATATAGATGCGATCACGGAAATGGAGAGACAGTGCTTTCCACCGGAAGAAGCAGCAGAAAAAGACTCTTTTGAGAAAAGACTGATCGTATTTCCGAATCATTTTTGGTTACTGGAGGACTCTGGAAAAATAGTGAGCATGATCAATGGAATGACGACCAATATTCCGATTTTGCGGGATGAGATGTTTGAGGATGCCACGATGCACATGGAAGATGGGCAGTGGCAGATGATCTTTGGAGTGGCAACGCTGCCGGCATATCAGAAGATGGGATGTGCGTCAAAGCTCATGGAGCATGTGGTTGAGGACGTGAAAGCACAGGGACGCAAAGGAATTGTTTTGACATGTAAAGAAAGTCTTATTCCATTTTATGAGAAATTTGGTTATATTAATGAAGGAAAGTCCATGTCAAAACATGGGGGAGCCGTGTGGTATGATATGCGGCTGGTGTTTGAAGAATTATAG
- a CDS encoding tetratricopeptide repeat protein: MKKHRLPYMVAGAVLFAALFTGCTNERLEDELDFRKIGINSMQSGDYEGAVAAFNSALSQCVGKITDTELDICYYKAAAQYAGGDIEGALATYQAMIDYDGKNGNAYYLHGCLSLKQQDTDTAKKDFANAVKYNPDDYELYVGIYENLAANNMTDEGEEYLNRAFDIKGNSAENLTWRGRIYYLLGQYANAVKELEEAVKKDSAKANLYLAQVYEAEEDSANAEKYYQAYVDSGTADSIAMNALAEIQMGKGNYEAALEDIRQGLAMDNVTNQQELLSNQIIAYEYSGDFTSAWDVVQQYVSLYPDDEAAQREYIFLKNRQSTDESSNTESTEESAAGDSSTADSPAENVTGDSSTADGSAENATGDSSAEDSSSQDTGSQN, translated from the coding sequence ATGAAGAAACACAGATTGCCGTATATGGTTGCAGGGGCAGTGCTGTTTGCTGCACTTTTTACCGGATGCACCAATGAGCGTTTAGAGGACGAACTGGATTTCCGCAAGATCGGGATTAACAGTATGCAGTCCGGTGACTATGAGGGGGCAGTTGCAGCTTTTAACAGTGCACTTTCCCAGTGTGTAGGTAAGATCACAGATACCGAGTTAGATATCTGTTACTACAAGGCAGCGGCACAGTATGCCGGAGGAGATATTGAGGGAGCACTTGCAACTTACCAGGCGATGATCGATTATGATGGGAAGAATGGAAATGCCTATTACCTGCATGGATGTCTGAGTTTAAAACAGCAGGATACAGATACAGCAAAAAAAGATTTTGCAAATGCAGTGAAATATAACCCGGATGATTATGAATTGTATGTTGGGATTTATGAGAACCTTGCCGCTAATAATATGACTGACGAAGGGGAAGAGTATTTAAACAGGGCTTTTGATATCAAAGGCAATTCTGCAGAAAATCTGACCTGGCGAGGCAGGATTTATTATCTTCTTGGTCAGTATGCAAATGCAGTTAAAGAGTTAGAAGAAGCAGTGAAAAAAGACAGTGCCAAGGCAAATCTCTATCTTGCACAGGTCTATGAAGCTGAGGAAGATTCTGCGAATGCAGAGAAGTATTATCAGGCATATGTGGACAGTGGTACGGCTGATTCGATTGCAATGAATGCACTTGCCGAGATCCAGATGGGAAAAGGCAACTATGAGGCAGCTTTAGAGGATATCAGACAGGGACTTGCGATGGATAATGTTACGAACCAGCAGGAACTTCTGTCAAATCAGATCATTGCTTATGAATATAGTGGAGATTTTACATCCGCATGGGATGTTGTCCAGCAGTATGTTTCGCTTTATCCGGATGATGAGGCGGCACAGAGAGAATATATTTTCTTAAAGAATCGTCAGAGTACGGATGAGAGCAGTAACACAGAATCTACAGAGGAAAGTGCTGCAGGAGATAGTTCCACAGCAGATAGCCCAGCAGAGAATGTCACAGGAGATAGTTCCACAGCAGATGGCTCAGCAGAAAATGCCACAGGAGATAGTTCCGCAGAGGATAGTTCTTCACAGGATACGGGAAGTCAGAATTAA
- the hflX gene encoding GTPase HflX, with protein MPEPIKIEEVKERVILVGVSEQEGDDAEDSVAELAELVKTAGAVTVGTLIQKRELIHPGTYVGTGKVQEIADMIAELGATGIVCDDELSPAQLKNLEQMLDTKVMDRTLIILDIFAARATTSEGKIQVELAQLKYRLSRLTGLGRSMSRLGGGIGTRGPGEKKLEMDRRLIKDRIAQLNRELKEVRKHREITRAQREKKQIPVAAIVGYTNAGKSTLLNHLTGAGVLEEDKLFATLDPTTRVLELPGRQEILLTDTVGFIRKLPHHLIEAFKSTLEEAKYADYILHVVDASNPQRDKQMHIVYDTLYQLDIKEKTIITLFNKQDQVTDGEPLRDFKADHTLAISAKEETGLEELKELFCTLLRDNKILVERTIAYQDAGILQQIRKSGELLEEEYRPDGIFIRAYVTPEIYGSL; from the coding sequence ATGCCAGAACCCATTAAAATAGAAGAGGTAAAAGAACGCGTCATCTTAGTAGGTGTCAGTGAACAGGAGGGAGACGATGCGGAGGATTCTGTTGCAGAGTTAGCAGAACTCGTTAAGACTGCCGGAGCGGTTACCGTTGGAACTCTGATCCAGAAACGCGAACTGATCCATCCGGGCACCTATGTCGGAACCGGAAAAGTTCAGGAGATCGCAGACATGATCGCAGAGCTGGGGGCAACAGGTATTGTCTGTGATGATGAGCTGTCACCGGCACAGCTTAAAAACTTAGAGCAGATGTTAGACACGAAGGTCATGGACCGGACACTTATTATTCTTGATATTTTTGCGGCGCGGGCGACAACAAGTGAAGGAAAGATCCAGGTTGAGTTAGCGCAGTTAAAATACAGACTCAGCCGTCTGACCGGACTTGGCAGGTCAATGTCAAGGCTTGGTGGTGGTATCGGTACAAGAGGACCGGGTGAGAAAAAGTTAGAGATGGACAGGCGTCTTATCAAAGACCGCATCGCCCAGTTGAACCGCGAATTAAAAGAAGTGCGTAAACACCGCGAGATCACGCGTGCCCAGAGAGAAAAGAAACAGATACCTGTGGCTGCGATTGTCGGATACACCAATGCAGGAAAGTCAACACTGTTAAATCACTTAACAGGCGCGGGCGTGTTAGAGGAAGATAAGCTGTTTGCTACTTTAGATCCGACAACGCGTGTCTTAGAACTGCCGGGCAGACAGGAAATTCTTCTGACGGACACGGTCGGTTTTATCCGGAAGCTGCCACATCATCTGATCGAAGCGTTTAAGAGTACTTTAGAGGAAGCAAAATATGCGGACTATATTCTGCATGTGGTGGATGCCTCCAATCCACAGCGCGATAAGCAGATGCATATCGTGTATGACACACTTTACCAGCTCGATATCAAAGAAAAAACGATCATAACGCTGTTTAACAAACAGGATCAGGTAACAGACGGGGAACCGTTACGTGATTTTAAGGCGGATCATACATTAGCGATCTCTGCGAAAGAGGAAACCGGTTTAGAGGAGTTAAAAGAGCTTTTCTGCACGTTACTGCGTGATAATAAGATATTGGTGGAGCGCACGATCGCTTATCAGGATGCGGGAATTTTGCAGCAGATCAGGAAAAGCGGGGAACTTTTAGAAGAAGAGTACCGGCCGGATGGCATTTTTATCCGCGCCTATGTCACACCGGAGATCTATGGAAGTTTATAG